The Candidatus Krumholzibacteriia bacterium genome has a window encoding:
- a CDS encoding type II toxin-antitoxin system Y4mF family antitoxin, with product MNIQTVEQLGATIRSRRKDLGVTQKDLAMICGTGLRFIVDLEKGKQTCQIGKILLVIQALGLKVDLDAISIDTRNERD from the coding sequence ATGAACATTCAAACGGTAGAACAACTGGGCGCGACAATCCGAAGTCGGCGCAAGGATCTCGGGGTCACGCAGAAGGACCTGGCGATGATCTGTGGGACCGGTTTGCGTTTCATCGTCGATCTGGAGAAGGGCAAGCAGACCTGCCAGATTGGCAAGATCCTGCTCGTGATCCAGGCACTGGGCCTGAAAGTGGACTTGGATGCCATTTCCATCGACACGAGAAACGAGCGAGATTGA
- a CDS encoding type II toxin-antitoxin system HipA family toxin, translating into MKRLIVYWDTEKVGVLEQDDSGLLQFRYAREWLDQKDAVPLSRSLPIQGETFRGIPVRSFFAGILPEENPRKQLAALLGISESNDFAMLESIGGECAGAVSLFPEEGIPGHSEEPHLRDLDDWELQEIITELPRRPLMAGKDGIRLSLAGAQDKLPVVVTESGIHLPLGGTPSTHILKPEPERFPGLAANEFFCMSLARAIGMKSPRVRCLRFGDKPSLLVERFDRKIDSNGIVTRIHQEDFCQALGFPPERKYQEEGGPHLRQCMALLREWSTVPVIDLSAFVDGLIFNVLIGNGDAHAKNYSLLYQAGERSLTPFYDLVCTMAWPELTRNMAMKIGGCGSLDEINGGHWRKMAKETGLAWPGLRDRLFDASHRVLDALPTVQEMTDEVDSSMAKRLDDIISHRGQKLLQQLKSDK; encoded by the coding sequence TTGAAACGCCTGATCGTATACTGGGACACCGAAAAGGTGGGCGTTCTCGAGCAAGACGATAGCGGGTTGCTTCAGTTTCGTTACGCCCGGGAATGGCTCGATCAGAAGGACGCGGTTCCGCTCTCCCGTTCGCTTCCCATTCAGGGGGAGACTTTTCGGGGAATACCAGTGCGTTCCTTTTTCGCCGGGATCTTGCCAGAGGAGAACCCTCGTAAGCAGTTGGCGGCTCTTCTTGGCATCAGCGAAAGCAATGACTTCGCAATGCTGGAATCCATCGGGGGGGAATGTGCCGGGGCCGTCAGCCTGTTTCCCGAGGAGGGGATTCCCGGGCATTCTGAAGAACCACACCTGCGGGATCTTGACGATTGGGAACTTCAGGAGATCATCACCGAACTTCCTCGCCGTCCTCTCATGGCCGGCAAGGATGGAATCCGTTTATCCCTGGCTGGTGCTCAGGACAAGTTGCCGGTTGTCGTCACTGAATCTGGCATCCACCTTCCCCTTGGCGGTACACCGAGTACGCACATCCTGAAACCGGAGCCGGAGCGGTTCCCCGGGCTTGCCGCCAATGAGTTCTTCTGTATGAGTCTGGCGCGTGCCATCGGGATGAAGTCGCCCAGAGTCCGTTGTCTGCGCTTCGGTGACAAACCCTCTCTGCTGGTCGAGCGTTTCGACCGCAAGATCGATTCCAATGGAATCGTCACCCGCATTCATCAGGAAGATTTCTGCCAGGCACTGGGCTTCCCGCCGGAGCGCAAGTATCAAGAAGAAGGTGGGCCCCATCTCCGGCAATGCATGGCTTTGCTGAGAGAATGGTCTACCGTGCCCGTCATCGATCTTAGCGCCTTCGTCGATGGACTCATTTTCAATGTACTTATTGGAAATGGAGACGCTCATGCCAAGAACTACTCACTGCTCTATCAGGCGGGAGAGCGGAGTTTGACTCCATTCTATGATCTCGTATGCACCATGGCATGGCCTGAGCTGACAAGGAACATGGCCATGAAGATCGGTGGCTGCGGGTCGCTCGATGAAATCAATGGGGGACATTGGCGAAAGATGGCGAAAGAAACCGGACTTGCCTGGCCCGGACTTCGCGACCGTCTATTCGACGCAAGCCATCGTGTGCTGGACGCACTGCCGACCGTCCAGGAGATGACCGACGAAGTGGATTCCTCCATGGCCAAGAGACTCGATGATATCATCTCTCATCGAGGACAGAAACTGCTTCAGCAACTGAAGAGTGACAAGTAG
- a CDS encoding AAA family ATPase has protein sequence MEQSSQRRRLSVDKLRWTCDPKSLPLDSSSEKKPSLEIIGQERALDSLRMGLSIRRQGYHIFVTGTEGTGRTTTIRRVLEEPNGHIPDLEDICYVFNFEDADSPKLLHFPAGQGRDFQRRMAHMIASLRRHVPYLYRSESYQKRLSRLERSFRQMQEKNARDFSEHARQNGFALVEMQTGSYSRPELVVIAEDEELEITELGALVQSGTLSEDDHLVLVQNYEKLSDELKSVMRSNSRLEEELRREMGRLQQSVVLPLIRDGIEILQSRFDTTEVREWLEQVEEGLLEEEWIPSEDEETPAEPFFRYTVNLLIDNARKDKAPVIIESSPTFQNLFGNIERKTLPGGFAFYDYRQIKAGSLARAQGGTLVIMARDLLDEQAVWPMLKRVLRNEKLEIMAFDPRNQAPVGGLKPEPIDLDVKVILVGDSELYNMLLHGDPDLQRVFRIKADFETDMPRTRGNLRRYVSFLRKVQRKDGLLPLTPGANAAIVEYGARLASRRGRLSTRFSKLVEILIESDYFARKMRAASVGVEHIDRTLKERSRRLGAAEQHLHNAFIEGSILLDTRGVAVGQVNGLFVLEQWDYHFGQPMRMTAAVSPGEGDLVSIEREAELSGSSFDKGHLILEGFLRHRFAGQRPLCLDASISCEQNYANVDGDSATVTEAFSLLSALSGVPVKQSIAVTGSLNQFGQVQAIGGVNEKIEGFFKVCRDRGLSGEQGVIIPASNADRLMLSKEVVEAARKGEFHVWSIRTVDEGMEILTGFPAGRQRKNGSWTPGSVNDLVDRRLEEMREIQKASK, from the coding sequence ATGGAACAATCCTCCCAGCGTCGGCGTCTGTCCGTCGACAAGTTGCGCTGGACCTGCGACCCCAAGTCCCTGCCGCTGGACAGCAGCAGCGAGAAAAAACCGTCCCTGGAAATCATCGGGCAGGAGCGCGCCCTCGACTCGCTCCGCATGGGTCTTTCCATTCGCCGCCAAGGCTATCACATCTTCGTAACCGGAACCGAGGGCACGGGCCGCACGACGACCATCCGCCGGGTTCTTGAAGAACCGAACGGACACATTCCCGATCTGGAAGACATCTGCTATGTCTTCAATTTCGAGGATGCAGATTCGCCGAAGCTGCTGCACTTCCCCGCAGGACAGGGTCGCGACTTCCAGCGTCGCATGGCGCACATGATCGCCAGCCTGCGCCGCCATGTTCCCTATCTCTATCGTAGCGAGAGTTATCAGAAGCGCCTGAGCCGCCTGGAAAGAAGCTTCCGGCAGATGCAGGAGAAAAACGCCCGCGACTTTTCCGAACACGCCCGGCAGAACGGCTTCGCCCTGGTCGAGATGCAGACCGGCTCCTACAGCCGCCCCGAACTGGTGGTCATTGCCGAAGACGAGGAACTGGAAATTACCGAACTGGGAGCCCTTGTTCAAAGCGGCACTCTCAGCGAGGACGATCATCTGGTTCTGGTTCAGAATTACGAAAAACTCTCCGACGAGCTGAAGTCCGTCATGCGCTCGAACTCCCGCCTTGAGGAGGAGTTGCGCAGGGAGATGGGACGCCTGCAGCAGAGTGTCGTTCTTCCCCTGATCCGTGATGGCATTGAAATCTTACAGAGCCGCTTCGACACGACAGAAGTGCGAGAGTGGCTCGAGCAGGTGGAAGAAGGCCTTCTCGAAGAGGAATGGATTCCGTCGGAAGACGAAGAGACGCCGGCAGAGCCCTTCTTCCGTTACACCGTGAACCTGCTCATCGACAATGCCCGCAAGGACAAAGCACCTGTGATCATCGAGTCTTCCCCGACCTTCCAGAATCTTTTTGGAAACATCGAGCGAAAGACCCTGCCCGGTGGCTTCGCATTCTATGACTATCGCCAGATCAAGGCGGGGAGTCTCGCACGAGCCCAGGGAGGGACGCTGGTGATCATGGCCCGCGACCTTCTGGACGAGCAGGCCGTCTGGCCCATGCTCAAGCGCGTGCTGAGAAACGAGAAGCTAGAGATCATGGCCTTTGATCCCCGCAACCAGGCGCCCGTCGGTGGGCTCAAGCCCGAGCCCATTGATCTCGATGTGAAGGTCATTCTCGTCGGCGACAGCGAACTCTACAACATGCTCCTCCACGGCGACCCGGATCTTCAGCGAGTGTTCCGCATCAAGGCGGATTTCGAAACCGACATGCCGCGTACGCGAGGGAACCTTCGCCGCTATGTTTCCTTTCTGCGGAAGGTGCAGAGAAAGGACGGCTTGCTGCCCCTGACTCCCGGAGCCAATGCAGCCATCGTTGAGTATGGAGCCAGGCTTGCGAGTCGGAGAGGGAGACTCTCTACCCGTTTCAGCAAGCTTGTGGAAATTCTGATCGAGTCGGATTACTTCGCACGCAAGATGCGGGCGGCAAGTGTCGGGGTGGAGCACATCGACCGCACCCTGAAAGAACGCTCACGCAGGCTGGGTGCCGCTGAACAGCATCTGCACAATGCCTTCATTGAGGGATCCATTCTTCTGGATACCCGGGGAGTAGCCGTGGGCCAGGTGAACGGTCTCTTCGTCCTCGAGCAGTGGGACTACCATTTCGGCCAGCCCATGCGCATGACCGCAGCAGTTTCTCCCGGTGAGGGCGATCTTGTGAGCATTGAAAGAGAGGCCGAACTCAGCGGCTCCTCCTTCGACAAGGGCCACCTGATTCTGGAAGGCTTCCTGCGACATCGTTTCGCGGGACAGCGACCCCTTTGCCTGGATGCCTCCATCTCCTGTGAGCAAAACTACGCCAATGTCGATGGAGACAGCGCGACGGTGACCGAAGCGTTTTCCCTTCTCTCCGCCTTGTCCGGCGTCCCGGTGAAACAGTCCATTGCCGTCACCGGATCCCTGAACCAGTTTGGGCAAGTGCAGGCCATCGGGGGAGTGAACGAGAAGATCGAAGGCTTCTTCAAGGTCTGTCGCGATCGAGGTCTGAGCGGAGAGCAGGGGGTCATCATTCCCGCCAGCAATGCGGACCGTCTCATGCTCTCCAAGGAAGTGGTGGAGGCCGCCAGAAAGGGCGAGTTCCATGTCTGGTCCATCCGCACGGTGGACGAGGGCATGGAGATCCTGACGGGATTCCCCGCGGGCCGACAGAGGAAAAACGGAAGCTGGACTCCCGGCTCGGTCAATGATCTCGTGGATCGCAGACTTGAGGAAATGCGGGAAATCCAGAAGGCTTCGAAGTAG
- the ugpC gene encoding sn-glycerol-3-phosphate ABC transporter ATP-binding protein UgpC, which produces MAKVSLKNVWKIFDKEVVAVRDANIEIQDKEFMVLVGPSGCGKSTTLRMVAGLEEITRGEVWIGDRLVNDVLPKDRDISMVFQNYALYPHMTVFDNMGFALKLRKLSKEEIARRVEEAADILGIEELLGRKPKQLSGGQRQRVAVGRAIVRKPSVFLFDEPLSNLDAKLRVQMRAEISRLHQRLQATMIYVTHDQVEAMTMGDRITVMKDGDIHQVDTPLKLYKNPVNRFVAGFIGSPAMNFISGRVGGDKELVFESASGRFPLKGENLSSLKSKLGKEVILGIRPEDIYAPDYLPEIPESASIETEVDVIEPMGNEIFLYAKAESSELVARVDPRQTAKVGESLPLVLDMSKALFFDAESEEILV; this is translated from the coding sequence ATGGCGAAAGTTAGCCTGAAGAATGTGTGGAAGATTTTCGACAAGGAAGTTGTCGCAGTCCGGGATGCGAACATTGAAATCCAGGACAAGGAGTTCATGGTTCTTGTCGGGCCTTCCGGCTGCGGGAAGTCAACGACCCTGAGGATGGTGGCCGGGCTGGAGGAAATCACCCGTGGCGAGGTATGGATCGGTGATCGCCTGGTCAACGATGTCCTTCCCAAGGACCGCGATATTTCCATGGTCTTCCAGAACTACGCGCTCTATCCGCACATGACCGTTTTCGACAACATGGGCTTTGCCCTGAAGTTGCGGAAGCTGTCGAAGGAAGAGATCGCCCGCAGGGTCGAAGAAGCCGCCGACATTCTCGGCATCGAGGAACTGCTGGGCCGCAAGCCGAAGCAACTGTCCGGTGGTCAGCGACAGAGAGTGGCCGTTGGCAGGGCCATCGTGAGAAAGCCCTCCGTCTTCCTCTTTGACGAACCTCTCAGCAACCTGGACGCAAAGCTTCGCGTGCAGATGCGCGCCGAGATCAGTCGCCTGCACCAGCGACTCCAGGCCACCATGATCTATGTCACGCACGACCAGGTGGAAGCCATGACCATGGGAGATCGCATCACCGTGATGAAGGACGGCGATATCCACCAGGTCGACACGCCCCTGAAACTGTACAAGAATCCCGTCAACCGTTTCGTGGCGGGATTCATCGGCTCGCCGGCCATGAACTTTATTTCCGGTCGCGTCGGGGGCGACAAGGAACTGGTTTTCGAGTCCGCGTCGGGTCGCTTCCCGCTAAAGGGCGAGAACCTGTCTTCCCTGAAATCGAAACTCGGCAAGGAGGTCATTCTGGGCATTCGTCCCGAGGATATCTATGCCCCCGACTACCTTCCCGAGATTCCCGAATCTGCGTCCATCGAAACCGAAGTGGATGTGATCGAGCCCATGGGCAATGAGATCTTCCTCTATGCGAAGGCCGAGTCTTCGGAACTTGTCGCCCGTGTTGATCCCCGGCAGACGGCAAAGGTGGGCGAATCGCTTCCCCTGGTACTCGACATGAGCAAAGCCCTGTTCTTTGACGCGGAGAGCGAGGAAATCCTCGTTTGA
- a CDS encoding ROK family protein, giving the protein MASLSLGIDIGGSNVKAVMLDARARPLGRARWKTAALGDRPTEILPALATRIHKLQGRHRLRELGIASAGILQNGRLVDSPNLRHWEGLDYRKLSGLLDCPVLVENDVNALAWAEWKLGAGQGSRNMLCLALGTGIGGGLVLDGKLYRGSRAMGAELGHMTIDLAGRPCACGNRGCLEAYAGARAMEESCRAALETGRRGSLALEKHLAGRHPSPRLLVDAAKKGNRLAVSLLADAGRSLGVALANYVNIFDPEVIVIAGGVSRAGRWILDPAKSEAKRRLMSSAQQHHRLLLRKLGDDGAALGAALLCRES; this is encoded by the coding sequence ATGGCATCGCTGAGCCTGGGCATCGATATTGGCGGAAGCAATGTCAAGGCAGTGATGCTGGACGCAAGAGCTCGCCCCCTGGGTCGCGCCCGCTGGAAGACCGCCGCTCTTGGCGACCGCCCGACTGAAATCCTGCCTGCTCTGGCTACACGGATTCACAAGCTTCAGGGAAGACACCGGCTCCGGGAACTGGGAATCGCCAGCGCGGGTATTCTCCAAAATGGCAGACTTGTCGATTCTCCCAATCTTCGACACTGGGAAGGCCTGGACTACCGGAAGCTGTCCGGTCTCCTGGACTGTCCGGTTCTCGTGGAGAACGATGTCAATGCGCTGGCTTGGGCCGAGTGGAAGCTGGGAGCAGGCCAGGGTAGTCGCAACATGCTCTGCCTTGCACTGGGAACCGGGATCGGCGGCGGGCTGGTTCTCGATGGCAAACTCTATCGCGGAAGCAGGGCCATGGGCGCGGAACTCGGACACATGACGATCGACCTCGCGGGCCGCCCCTGCGCCTGCGGGAACCGGGGTTGTCTGGAGGCTTATGCGGGTGCCCGCGCGATGGAGGAGTCCTGCCGGGCCGCTCTGGAAACGGGGAGAAGGGGATCCCTGGCTTTGGAGAAACACCTGGCCGGCCGGCATCCTTCCCCACGGCTCCTCGTGGATGCGGCAAAAAAAGGGAACCGCCTGGCGGTTTCCCTTCTTGCCGACGCAGGTCGCTCACTCGGAGTGGCCCTGGCCAACTATGTCAATATCTTCGACCCGGAAGTGATCGTCATCGCCGGTGGCGTTTCCCGGGCGGGTCGCTGGATTCTGGATCCGGCAAAATCCGAAGCCAAAAGACGCCTCATGTCTTCAGCCCAGCAACACCATCGCCTGCTCTTGCGCAAGCTGGGAGACGATGGCGCCGCCCTCGGCGCTGCGCTTCTCTGCCGGGAGTCCTGA
- a CDS encoding putative LPS assembly protein LptD encodes MRRGVFLLLILLLACTQEKKLETSSSPKPPASRDRSAEEKFQEKLAASDSLETLAESDSLRNRQRPAMPADLSPSLGSDREVAEDDFHREIYEIRGSHSRMIDKGDPRVSEIDSLHLQSDSLLITSLRGVELRGKEDDSHIIELYGEVFIDDRGSTITGDEGQYDSKTRTAVMEDNVEIQDGEARIFCDHATWFRKTNRSILQGNVRILHEGATVLADSVFYSRKRGYAEAFGNVVLIDEESDSRVEGSHGIFDLDQEIAIMDNFPVLYQIEESDSSRTTAREMRQFRKSELMLAVGEVHHESDDLSARGDSALFFQSGKQLFLYGNSELDWDDSSLAADSIQVFFEKKEPVFLDAEGQAVYREDKADSLFYGVPGDRISGDHFEIFFEEKKLKSVFVSGSAHSLYLPERKAGEAAQMNETFGDSLVLQFDEEELERVEVFGEARGENRSLENWEEHYTKQSFSFQEQSSAMAYTGEEIYFQVPEEEVLLVGAPASVDEAFHLEADSIRMREGRWVRAIGQPLFRDGEQELQGQRMDYDLESKEGFVRDGRTGMDTGFFSGPRMKKVGEQEINVEDGVYTTCDQGHPHCGFHMARVRVEDRKVFAAPVVLKIGRVPIFYLPAFFIDTTKGRRSGVLMPNFEFGLNSESQRFIRNLGYYWATSDYQDLLFRGDFIEGHSLLGSTTWRYSNRNLWGGSVNSNLRYDYRKGLGDQETKSWGLKGDYNQSIGKNTKIRLHADYASSSSVREIDHVGIEEAINQRVTSSLNFSSKIFGNPFSSGMTWTRHLDASGDDPLLEERKLPISYSFGLTIPLPLEMSWKLPSIKYSKSDKIYENRTESTETLPFSTSLGRSFQLGFLSLRPSVGLSYSGKRISNALKDEEIFTPFDPEEEGSPGSPAGDSGAGTFTPSEEPEGWVWEDAATFSLSASTKGYGVFNPNLGSLRTIRHTISPSASVRGNDRNVPSYSFSLDNSIDLKWGEGEDPKRYNGVLTWGLSSGYDPLSDTWNTVSSNLRLKPGWGINLSARHSYDPNSGEMGNSSYSGSVTKTMKVAFGSFLSREDTEPGGEENGTAKGQSGGTPGSFSGIFGRPQDDRRGEPGDLSLRSNFSMSRTSSGEMTPNLRLSSEFQLSEKWGLSWNGDLRLAEGRFSSQRLEVFRDLHCWRAQFSRLIYSGKAQYYFIIHLREHPEVKTEFGDRSVGGGLGAY; translated from the coding sequence ATGCGCCGTGGCGTTTTTCTCCTTTTGATTCTGCTTCTGGCCTGCACGCAGGAAAAGAAACTGGAAACCTCCAGCAGCCCGAAGCCCCCGGCAAGCCGTGACCGGTCTGCAGAGGAGAAGTTTCAGGAGAAGCTTGCAGCGAGTGACAGTCTTGAAACCCTTGCCGAGAGCGACAGCCTCCGAAATCGTCAGCGCCCGGCGATGCCCGCGGATCTTTCGCCCAGCCTGGGCAGTGACCGGGAGGTCGCAGAAGACGACTTCCATCGGGAAATCTACGAGATTCGGGGCAGTCACAGCCGCATGATCGACAAGGGAGATCCGAGAGTCTCGGAGATCGACAGCCTTCACCTTCAGTCCGACTCGCTCCTGATCACCAGCCTTCGGGGCGTGGAGTTGCGGGGAAAGGAGGACGACAGCCACATCATCGAGCTTTACGGCGAGGTCTTTATCGACGACCGGGGTTCGACGATCACCGGAGATGAAGGCCAGTACGATTCGAAGACTCGCACGGCCGTGATGGAAGACAATGTCGAGATTCAGGACGGCGAGGCGAGGATCTTCTGCGACCATGCCACCTGGTTTCGCAAGACAAACCGGAGCATTCTTCAGGGCAATGTCCGGATCCTGCATGAAGGCGCCACCGTTCTCGCAGACTCGGTCTTCTATTCCCGAAAGCGGGGCTATGCAGAAGCCTTTGGCAATGTGGTCCTGATTGACGAAGAGTCGGACAGCCGCGTGGAGGGAAGCCACGGCATCTTCGATCTCGACCAGGAGATCGCCATCATGGACAACTTCCCGGTCCTCTATCAGATAGAGGAATCGGACAGTTCCCGAACCACGGCCCGCGAGATGCGTCAGTTTCGCAAATCGGAACTGATGCTCGCTGTCGGCGAAGTTCATCATGAGAGCGATGACCTGTCGGCCCGGGGAGACTCGGCGCTCTTTTTCCAGTCGGGCAAGCAGCTCTTTCTCTATGGAAACTCAGAACTGGACTGGGACGACAGCTCTCTCGCTGCCGACAGTATCCAGGTGTTCTTTGAAAAGAAGGAGCCGGTCTTCCTCGACGCAGAGGGACAGGCCGTCTATCGCGAAGACAAGGCCGACTCTCTTTTTTATGGAGTGCCCGGCGATCGCATCAGCGGCGACCACTTCGAGATCTTCTTCGAGGAGAAGAAGCTGAAAAGCGTTTTCGTGAGCGGCTCCGCGCACAGCCTCTATCTGCCCGAGCGCAAGGCGGGCGAGGCGGCCCAGATGAACGAGACCTTCGGGGATTCCCTGGTTCTCCAGTTCGACGAAGAGGAACTGGAGAGGGTGGAGGTTTTCGGCGAGGCGCGGGGAGAGAATCGCTCCCTGGAGAACTGGGAGGAACACTACACCAAGCAGTCCTTCTCCTTTCAGGAGCAGTCCTCTGCCATGGCCTACACGGGAGAGGAAATCTATTTCCAGGTTCCCGAGGAAGAGGTCTTGCTGGTCGGGGCTCCTGCTTCGGTCGATGAGGCCTTCCACCTGGAAGCCGATTCCATCCGCATGAGAGAGGGACGCTGGGTGCGCGCCATAGGTCAGCCTCTCTTCCGGGACGGAGAGCAGGAGTTGCAAGGCCAGCGCATGGACTACGATCTGGAAAGCAAGGAGGGCTTTGTCCGTGACGGGCGCACCGGAATGGACACGGGCTTCTTTTCCGGTCCCCGGATGAAGAAAGTGGGCGAGCAGGAAATCAATGTGGAGGATGGAGTCTACACGACCTGCGACCAGGGCCACCCCCACTGCGGTTTTCACATGGCCAGAGTTCGTGTCGAGGATCGGAAGGTTTTCGCCGCTCCCGTTGTCCTGAAGATCGGGCGCGTCCCCATCTTCTACCTTCCCGCCTTTTTCATCGACACGACAAAGGGGCGGCGTTCCGGTGTGCTGATGCCCAACTTTGAATTCGGGCTGAACTCGGAAAGCCAGCGCTTCATCAGAAACCTCGGCTACTACTGGGCGACCAGCGACTACCAGGATCTGCTTTTCCGCGGAGACTTCATCGAGGGTCACTCTCTTCTTGGATCCACGACCTGGCGTTACTCCAACCGGAACCTCTGGGGCGGGAGCGTCAATTCCAACCTTCGCTACGACTACCGCAAAGGGCTCGGGGATCAGGAGACGAAATCCTGGGGACTCAAGGGCGACTATAATCAGAGCATCGGCAAGAACACGAAGATCCGTCTGCATGCGGACTATGCGAGTTCTTCTTCCGTCCGGGAAATCGACCATGTGGGAATTGAGGAGGCCATCAACCAGCGCGTGACCTCTTCCCTCAATTTCTCCAGCAAGATTTTCGGCAACCCTTTCAGCTCGGGAATGACCTGGACGCGTCATCTGGACGCCAGCGGCGATGATCCTCTATTGGAAGAGCGGAAACTGCCGATCTCCTACAGCTTCGGCCTTACGATTCCTCTTCCTCTGGAGATGAGTTGGAAACTGCCGAGCATCAAGTACAGCAAGAGCGACAAGATCTACGAGAACCGAACCGAAAGCACGGAGACCCTTCCCTTTTCCACCAGCCTCGGTCGTTCTTTTCAGCTTGGTTTTCTCAGCCTTCGCCCGAGTGTCGGATTGTCCTACAGCGGAAAACGGATCAGTAATGCCCTGAAGGATGAAGAGATTTTCACGCCTTTTGATCCGGAGGAAGAGGGAAGCCCGGGAAGCCCTGCCGGTGACAGCGGGGCCGGCACCTTCACTCCCTCCGAGGAGCCAGAAGGCTGGGTCTGGGAAGATGCGGCGACCTTTTCCCTGTCGGCCTCCACAAAGGGCTATGGGGTTTTCAATCCCAATCTTGGTTCGCTCAGGACGATTCGGCATACCATCAGTCCCTCGGCCTCGGTGAGGGGCAATGACCGGAATGTTCCCAGCTACTCCTTTTCCCTCGACAACAGCATTGATCTGAAGTGGGGAGAGGGCGAGGATCCCAAGCGTTATAATGGAGTGCTGACCTGGGGGCTTTCCTCCGGTTATGATCCGCTTTCGGACACCTGGAACACCGTGTCCAGCAATCTTCGCCTGAAACCGGGCTGGGGAATCAACCTCAGTGCCCGCCATAGCTATGACCCCAACTCGGGAGAAATGGGGAACTCCAGCTACAGTGGTTCGGTGACCAAGACCATGAAAGTCGCCTTCGGTTCCTTCCTGTCCCGCGAGGATACGGAACCCGGTGGAGAAGAAAATGGCACTGCAAAAGGGCAAAGTGGCGGAACCCCCGGATCTTTTTCGGGAATTTTCGGGCGGCCCCAGGACGATCGAAGAGGCGAGCCGGGAGACCTCAGCCTGAGAAGCAATTTCAGCATGAGTCGCACATCTTCCGGTGAAATGACCCCTAACTTGCGTCTTTCCAGTGAGTTTCAGCTGAGTGAGAAATGGGGCCTTTCCTGGAATGGCGATCTCCGCCTGGCGGAAGGCCGCTTCAGTTCCCAGAGACTGGAGGTTTTCCGCGACCTCCATTGCTGGCGTGCGCAATTCTCACGCTTGATTTATTCAGGGAAAGCACAGTATTACTTCATCATTCACCTTCGGGAGCATCCCGAAGTGAAAACGGAGTTCGGTGACCGTAGCGTGGGCGGAGGCCTGGGCGCTTACTGA
- a CDS encoding HU family DNA-binding protein encodes MNKSDLIAKLSEECGLSSKDAKGVIEALFSTEPRGGIIANALETGEKVQITGFGTFEVRDRKARTGRNPRTGEAIQIDATRVPAFSAGKSFKDRY; translated from the coding sequence ATGAACAAGTCGGATCTGATTGCGAAACTCTCCGAAGAGTGTGGCCTGAGCTCCAAGGATGCCAAGGGCGTCATTGAGGCTCTCTTCTCCACGGAGCCCCGTGGTGGCATCATCGCCAATGCTCTGGAAACGGGAGAGAAAGTCCAGATCACCGGATTCGGCACCTTCGAGGTCCGCGACCGCAAGGCCCGCACGGGCAGAAACCCTCGCACGGGTGAGGCGATCCAGATCGATGCGACCCGGGTCCCCGCCTTTTCCGCTGGCAAATCCTTCAAGGATCGCTACTAG